A single region of the Pan troglodytes isolate AG18354 chromosome 22, NHGRI_mPanTro3-v2.0_pri, whole genome shotgun sequence genome encodes:
- the SLX9 gene encoding ribosome biogenesis protein SLX9 homolog isoform X3, with amino-acid sequence MKLRREQWLQKIEAIKLAEQKHREERRRRATVVVGDLHPLRDALPELLGLEAGSRRQARRKQGLCAVSNLGSILSWPSCPGLRVAGHALQAQSAPGWHPAAEAPEHWVQNRSGRPEWRCDNRTFLVLGQKCDPGQDPSRIPRDIQMSRLPRPLLAQGEQQAPALRAQPDERSPETAASRGRKDPVSGAAGQSSLQSQPPGGHRADAGPADAAGRWRPALTRAAGMPQLLRTRVGQVESAGPSRTMA; translated from the exons atgaagcTGAGGCGTGAGCAATGGTTACAGA AAATCGAAGCCATAAAACTGGCTGAGCAGAAGCACAGGGAGGAGCGGAGGCGGAGGGCCACGGTGGTGGTGGGGGACCTGCACCCTCTCAGGGATGCCCTGCCCGAGCTGCTGGGGCTCGAGGCTGGCAGCCGGCGCCAGGCCCGCAG AAAGCAGGGGCTGTGTGCAGTGTCAAACCTGGGGTCCATCCTTTCATGGCCTAGCtgcccaggcttgagggtggCAGGTCACGCGCTGCAGGCCCAGTCAGCTCCAGGCTGGCATCCCGCGGCGGAGGCACCAGAGCACTGGGTCCAGAATAGGAGCGGCCGCCCGGAGTGGAGATGTGACAACCGAACATTCCTGGTTCTTGGACAAAAATGTGACCCTGGTCAA GATCCGTCCAGGATCCCACGTGACATTCAGATGTCACGGCTCCCTCGGCCCCTCTTGGCT CAGGGAGAGCAACAAGCCCCGGCCCTCAGAGCTCAGCCGGATGAGCGCAGCCCAGAGACAGCAGCTTCT CGAGGAAGAAAGGACCCGGTTTCAGGAGCTGCTGGCCAGTCCAGCCTACAGAGCCAGCCCCCTGGTGGCCATCGGGCAGACGCTGGCCCGGCAGATGCAGCTGGAAGATGGCGGCCAGCTCTGACCAGGGCAGCGGGCATGCCACAACTCCTCAGGACACGTGTGGGCCAAGTAGAGAGCGCCGGCCCCTCAAGGACCATGGCCTGA